Proteins co-encoded in one Schaalia radingae genomic window:
- a CDS encoding FtsB family cell division protein, with the protein MAALLAVLLIPSAYQWFRQSQDLKDMQVRVEQARERNAELHEQLDLWKDPTYVASQARSRLGYVQPGETQYTVKDPGPGYEDASSQENDKRGPDKPWIQILAQSVIDADNPEEATHDAKDQTPLNFSQSGDEK; encoded by the coding sequence ATGGCTGCGCTGCTTGCTGTCCTACTCATTCCCTCCGCGTACCAATGGTTCAGGCAGAGCCAGGACCTGAAAGATATGCAGGTGCGTGTCGAACAGGCCAGGGAACGCAACGCCGAGCTTCACGAACAGCTCGACTTATGGAAGGACCCGACGTACGTGGCATCGCAGGCCCGCTCACGCCTCGGATATGTCCAGCCGGGAGAAACCCAGTACACGGTCAAGGACCCAGGGCCAGGATACGAGGATGCCTCCTCGCAGGAAAACGACAAACGAGGCCCGGATAAGCCGTGGATTCAGATTCTTGCCCAATCGGTCATCGATGCGGACAACCCTGAAGAAGCAACCCACGACGCCAAAGACCAGACTCCACTGAACTTCAGTCAATCAGGAGACGAGAAATGA
- a CDS encoding Ppx/GppA phosphatase family protein: MTEPEQLRHPRRVAAIDCGTNSIRLLIADVERDDTGSVRMRDITRLMRIVRLGYNVDKTGRLDPDAIERTLEAVREYAELIKRHNVDSVRFVATSASRDAQNRDVFVDGVRELLNVEPEVVPGEEEAALSFAGAMSALDSQARRPALVVDIGGGSTELVIGTTGVEQAISLNMGSVRVTERFFAHCDSEQGIDPQAEAEATRWIDEQLDRAASVIDFGAVGTLVGVAGTVTTIAAQALGLDRYMPERIHGAVFTMDEGERAIRFMIDQPVDVKAALGFMPKGREDVIAGGALIWSRICARVVACTRPLGTIDRWVTSEHDILDGIAMSQVKE, from the coding sequence ATGACTGAACCAGAACAGCTGCGCCACCCTCGGCGTGTGGCAGCCATCGACTGCGGGACCAACTCAATCAGGCTCCTGATCGCAGACGTTGAGCGAGACGATACGGGATCTGTGCGGATGCGGGACATCACGCGCCTGATGCGGATCGTTCGTCTGGGCTACAACGTTGATAAGACAGGGCGTCTCGACCCCGACGCAATTGAACGCACGCTGGAAGCGGTGCGAGAATACGCGGAGCTTATTAAGCGTCACAATGTGGATTCCGTGCGTTTTGTGGCGACTTCGGCTAGCCGAGATGCGCAGAACCGCGATGTTTTTGTCGACGGGGTGCGTGAACTGCTCAACGTGGAGCCTGAAGTGGTGCCCGGCGAGGAAGAGGCCGCTTTGTCCTTTGCTGGAGCGATGAGCGCGTTGGATTCTCAGGCGAGGCGTCCGGCACTGGTGGTGGACATTGGTGGTGGCTCCACTGAGCTGGTCATCGGCACAACAGGCGTCGAACAGGCGATCTCGCTCAACATGGGGTCTGTGCGAGTGACGGAACGTTTCTTCGCGCACTGTGACTCTGAGCAGGGGATTGATCCGCAGGCCGAAGCCGAGGCCACCCGGTGGATCGACGAGCAGCTGGATCGTGCTGCCTCGGTCATTGATTTTGGCGCAGTGGGAACATTGGTGGGCGTCGCCGGCACGGTGACGACTATTGCCGCGCAGGCGCTGGGCTTGGATCGCTACATGCCTGAACGCATCCACGGTGCCGTGTTCACGATGGACGAGGGGGAACGCGCCATCCGCTTCATGATCGATCAGCCTGTCGACGTGAAAGCCGCCCTCGGCTTCATGCCGAAAGGACGCGAAGACGTGATCGCCGGCGGCGCACTGATCTGGTCCCGCATTTGTGCGCGAGTGGTCGCGTGTACGCGA
- a CDS encoding DUF501 domain-containing protein, with translation MNIHGSDTDARQLPELSPATEKDLEVVREQLGRLPRGVDSIGARCVCGRPTVVVTRPRLDDGTPFPTTFYLTCPPIVRGCSTLEAEHVMEDLNEWIRIDEDAARHYRDAHNSYIAFRRTLGEVPEIDGVSAGGMPTRVKCLHALVAHSLVAGPGGNPVGDKALEILAERNLWQSDRCMC, from the coding sequence ATGAACATCCACGGCAGCGACACTGACGCAAGGCAGTTGCCGGAGCTGTCGCCGGCCACCGAAAAGGACCTGGAAGTGGTGCGCGAGCAGCTCGGACGCTTGCCGCGTGGAGTGGATTCTATCGGCGCCAGATGTGTGTGCGGACGGCCCACCGTTGTCGTGACTCGCCCGCGCCTGGATGACGGTACGCCTTTCCCGACGACTTTCTACCTTACGTGCCCACCGATCGTGCGTGGATGCTCCACGCTGGAAGCAGAGCATGTGATGGAAGACCTCAATGAGTGGATCAGGATTGACGAGGACGCAGCCAGGCACTACCGCGATGCTCACAACTCCTATATCGCTTTTCGTCGGACGCTGGGTGAAGTGCCGGAGATCGACGGCGTATCTGCCGGTGGCATGCCAACTCGCGTGAAATGTCTGCACGCGCTTGTCGCGCACTCCCTCGTCGCAGGCCCCGGAGGCAACCCGGTGGGCGACAAAGCACTCGAAATCCTTGCCGAGCGCAATCTGTGGCAGTCTGACCGCTGCATGTGCTAG